From a single Stackebrandtia endophytica genomic region:
- the nhaA gene encoding Na+/H+ antiporter NhaA, with amino-acid sequence MNRARSQTVRRHLNGQLSAPLRAYLRTEAGGAALLLGAAVIALIWANSPWSDSYVELWHTRGIVEFGALGFDMSFGHWVNDGLMVVFFFVIGLEVRREWSMGELTDRQRAILPLVAGVGGMVVPVALYLLISPGGEASAGWGVVIGTDTAFLLGALALVGPACSTQLRIFLLTLTVVDDLVAVSVIGFAYSESLDLGSLAVALLCLVFLVLFDRFGVWRSWPYIVVVVILWAATVASGVHPSIAGMAAGLLIPAYAARRQEVEGAAQLFAAFRQSPQPSVGYDAKTGLARAVSVNERLQVVLHPWTSYLVVPIFALANAGVDLRDGVLQDALTSPVTWAVVVGLVVGKTIGIGVATLGGQRLGMGRLPTGVAPGHVVGGAALSGIGFTVSLLIVELAFGDSVVGDEARVGVLLAAVLAVLLGAVVFQIAARFRGETSASLPMVLDRPVDPETDHIRGPVDAPLTLVEYGDFECPFCARATGVTRELRDHFGDRLRYVFRHLTLPEVHPHAELAAQAAEAAGKQGRFWEMHDLLFERQDRLEPADLAGYAVDLGLDLEQFLDDINDPETVHKVHADVASAENSGARGTPTFFIGDRRHLGAHDTQSLIAALSGR; translated from the coding sequence GTGAACCGGGCCAGATCTCAAACCGTCCGTCGACACCTCAACGGACAGCTGTCGGCACCGTTGCGCGCCTACCTTCGCACCGAGGCCGGTGGAGCCGCGCTGCTGCTGGGGGCCGCGGTGATCGCGCTGATCTGGGCGAACTCGCCATGGTCGGACAGCTACGTCGAACTGTGGCACACACGCGGCATCGTCGAATTCGGCGCGCTGGGTTTCGACATGTCGTTCGGGCATTGGGTCAACGACGGTCTGATGGTGGTGTTCTTCTTCGTCATCGGGCTGGAGGTGCGTCGAGAATGGTCGATGGGTGAACTCACCGATCGACAACGGGCGATCCTGCCGCTGGTGGCGGGCGTGGGCGGCATGGTCGTCCCGGTGGCGCTGTACCTGTTGATCAGTCCCGGTGGTGAAGCCTCCGCCGGTTGGGGCGTGGTCATCGGCACCGACACCGCCTTCCTGTTGGGTGCCTTGGCCTTGGTGGGCCCCGCCTGCTCCACGCAACTGCGGATCTTCTTGTTGACACTGACGGTGGTCGACGACCTGGTCGCCGTGAGCGTCATCGGATTCGCCTACTCCGAATCCCTGGACCTGGGTTCACTGGCCGTGGCACTGTTGTGCCTGGTCTTCCTGGTGCTGTTCGACCGGTTCGGAGTCTGGCGCTCCTGGCCCTACATCGTGGTCGTGGTTATTCTGTGGGCGGCCACCGTCGCCTCCGGGGTGCACCCGTCGATCGCCGGCATGGCGGCCGGCCTGTTGATCCCGGCCTACGCCGCCCGGCGGCAGGAGGTCGAGGGTGCGGCCCAACTGTTCGCCGCGTTCCGGCAGTCGCCGCAACCGTCGGTGGGCTACGACGCCAAAACCGGGCTGGCCCGGGCGGTCTCGGTCAACGAACGGTTGCAGGTGGTGCTGCACCCGTGGACCAGTTACCTCGTGGTGCCGATCTTCGCGTTGGCCAACGCCGGGGTGGATCTGCGCGACGGAGTGCTTCAAGACGCGCTGACCTCACCGGTCACGTGGGCGGTGGTCGTCGGCCTGGTGGTGGGAAAGACGATCGGCATCGGCGTCGCGACGCTCGGCGGACAACGACTCGGCATGGGGCGACTGCCAACCGGGGTCGCACCCGGCCACGTCGTCGGGGGCGCCGCGCTGTCGGGCATCGGTTTCACGGTCTCACTGTTGATCGTGGAACTGGCCTTCGGCGACAGCGTCGTCGGTGACGAGGCACGCGTCGGAGTGTTGCTGGCGGCGGTGCTCGCCGTGTTGTTGGGCGCCGTCGTCTTCCAGATCGCCGCACGATTCCGAGGCGAGACCTCGGCGAGTCTGCCGATGGTGCTGGACCGACCGGTCGACCCGGAGACCGACCACATTCGAGGTCCGGTGGACGCCCCGCTGACGCTGGTCGAGTACGGGGACTTCGAATGTCCGTTCTGTGCCCGCGCCACCGGGGTGACCCGGGAACTGCGTGACCATTTCGGAGACCGGTTGCGATACGTGTTCCGGCATCTCACGCTGCCGGAGGTGCATCCGCACGCCGAGTTGGCCGCGCAGGCCGCCGAAGCAGCCGGGAAGCAGGGACGATTCTGGGAGATGCACGACCTGTTGTTCGAACGGCAGGACCGACTGGAACCAGCCGATCTGGCCGGCTACGCCGTCGATCTGGGCCTCGACCTCGAACAGTTCCTCGATGACATCAACGATCCCGAGACCGTCCATAAAGTACATGCTGACGTGGCCAGCGCCGAGAACAGCGGCGCACGAGGAACTCCCACCTTCTTCATCGGAGACCGCCGCCACCTGGGTGCCCATGACACTCAAAGCCTGATCGCCGCATTGTCCGGCCGTTAG